The genomic interval GGGTCGAAGGTCCAGTGCCCGGCGGCTATCGCGGCCAGGTCCCAGAGCGCGAAGAGCACCACCACCGGGAGCAGGGTGAGCAGCAGCCGCCGCCACCGCCGCAGCACGTTGACCCGCAGGACCGGCTCCAGCCACAGCGCGGCACCGAGGCACCCGGCGAGCACGGCCAGGTAGGCGAATCGCTCCATCGGCGGGACCCGCCTCAGAAGCCGGTGGCCTGGGCCCGGCGCTTGACCTCCCGGGCCCGGTCGTCGCCGAGCGCCTGCGCCGGCACGCCCGGCAGGGTGTCGTCGGGCAGGTAGAGCCAGCGCAGCGTCGCCTCGTCGTCGTATCCGGCGTCGTGCAGCAGGGTGAGGATGCCCGGCAGGTGCTTGCGTACCGTTCGATTCGCCACCAGCTCGGCCGGGACCACCCGGGTGCCGTCCCGACGGACCGCCAGCAGCTCCCGGTCCCGGATCATCTGGTGCACCTTGCTGATCGTCACCTCCAGGCGTTCGGCGACGTCCGGGAGGCTCAGCCAGCCGGACGGCTCGGTCGGCTGCGGGTCGACAGGTGAGGATTCGGTCACCCGCTCACCTTGCCACGCCACCGCC from Plantactinospora sp. BC1 carries:
- a CDS encoding Rv2175c family DNA-binding protein, which translates into the protein MTESSPVDPQPTEPSGWLSLPDVAERLEVTISKVHQMIRDRELLAVRRDGTRVVPAELVANRTVRKHLPGILTLLHDAGYDDEATLRWLYLPDDTLPGVPAQALGDDRAREVKRRAQATGF
- a CDS encoding lycopene cyclase domain-containing protein, which gives rise to MERFAYLAVLAGCLGAALWLEPVLRVNVLRRWRRLLLTLLPVVVLFALWDLAAIAAGHWTFDPEQTTGVLLPGGLPLDELLFFVVVPCCAILGFEAVRAVRRWPAGDEAP